In a single window of the Streptomyces cinnabarinus genome:
- a CDS encoding WhiB family transcriptional regulator: MPKPTSVPAAVVRRSPSSLLRLPFGASPVDEEGRARAACTGLDTQIFFARPSELDQQPNKGERSALAVCAVCPAAVRAVCLERDLAQSELTRINGVFGGVRQEERRQMFRARQTAGNGGAA, from the coding sequence ATGCCCAAGCCTACGAGTGTGCCTGCCGCCGTGGTACGGCGTTCGCCCAGTTCGTTACTGCGACTGCCGTTCGGTGCGTCGCCCGTGGACGAGGAGGGCCGGGCCCGGGCCGCGTGCACGGGTCTGGACACGCAGATCTTCTTCGCCCGCCCGTCCGAGTTGGACCAGCAGCCCAACAAGGGCGAGCGGTCGGCGCTGGCGGTGTGCGCTGTGTGCCCGGCGGCCGTCCGCGCGGTGTGCCTGGAGCGGGACCTGGCCCAATCGGAGCTCACCCGGATCAACGGGGTCTTCGGCGGGGTGCGCCAGGAGGAGCGGCGCCAGATGTTCCGGGCCCGCCAGACCGCTGGGAACGGAGGCGCGGCGTGA
- a CDS encoding GntR family transcriptional regulator, with protein sequence MTAKDPRPRGAQRIADDLRAEIESGAIEPGEKLPTTRELVAKYEVTGETVRQAILRLKNAGLVTSRQGGGVYARDRPPLKRLGIQRYDKAKWRDNDEVAFIADRVASGREYNRTDQTQTVSRVPATREIAAALGIPEGSEVYARARLVKEKGQPTHTLTSYYRPSHVEGTRLVDPAPGPAGKGGGFRVFYELGLEPDHMTEELRARMPTPAETEQLELPPGEPVVILKRTTYTADETVIEYALGVHAASRFSWSYSFQMPDSARDQAERQEP encoded by the coding sequence ATGACGGCAAAGGACCCGAGGCCGCGCGGAGCGCAGCGGATCGCCGACGATCTCAGAGCGGAGATCGAATCCGGCGCCATCGAGCCGGGAGAAAAGCTCCCGACCACGCGCGAGCTGGTGGCGAAGTACGAGGTGACGGGCGAGACCGTGCGCCAGGCGATCCTTCGGCTGAAGAACGCCGGACTGGTCACCAGCCGACAGGGCGGCGGCGTCTACGCCCGCGACCGACCACCGCTCAAGCGGCTCGGGATCCAGCGCTACGACAAGGCGAAATGGCGCGACAACGACGAGGTGGCGTTCATCGCCGATCGGGTCGCCTCGGGCCGCGAGTACAACCGCACCGACCAGACCCAGACCGTCAGCCGGGTGCCGGCCACCCGCGAGATCGCCGCCGCCCTGGGCATCCCGGAGGGCTCCGAGGTCTACGCACGCGCCCGTCTGGTGAAGGAGAAGGGCCAGCCCACTCACACCCTGACCAGCTACTACCGGCCCAGCCACGTCGAGGGAACCCGGCTGGTCGACCCCGCCCCCGGCCCGGCCGGGAAGGGCGGGGGCTTCCGCGTGTTCTACGAACTCGGCCTGGAACCCGACCACATGACCGAGGAACTGCGGGCCCGCATGCCCACCCCCGCCGAGACAGAGCAGCTTGAGCTGCCACCCGGCGAACCGGTCGTGATCCTCAAACGCACCACCTACACCGCCGACGAGACCGTGATCGAGTACGCCCTCGGCGTCCATGCCGCCAGCCGCTTCAGCTGGAGCTACAGCTTCCAGATGCCCGACTCCGCCCGAGACCAGGCCGAAAGGCAGGAACCATGA
- a CDS encoding YdcF family protein, whose amino-acid sequence MADNAEGVPRVISAQEWRDGELIWDYHQMHHELRPCSAGIGLGSHDLGVASHTVDLYRQGLFPVMVFTGGNSPTTKARFPRGEAVHYREHALELGVPEGAVLVEPKAANTGQNAVFSRQVLAEAGLVPESVLVVCKPYEERRSYATFKKMWPEVEVVCASEPVGLTEYAEGIGDAKLVIDMLVGALQRLMEYPKQGFTIPQDVPEDVAAAFKRLADSGFDSRLLPR is encoded by the coding sequence GTGGCAGACAACGCCGAAGGAGTGCCGCGCGTGATCTCCGCCCAGGAGTGGCGGGATGGGGAGCTGATCTGGGACTACCACCAGATGCACCACGAGCTTCGGCCGTGCTCGGCGGGGATCGGCCTGGGCAGCCACGATCTGGGCGTCGCTTCGCACACCGTGGACCTCTACCGGCAGGGCCTGTTCCCGGTGATGGTGTTCACCGGCGGCAACAGCCCGACGACCAAGGCGCGCTTCCCGCGTGGCGAGGCCGTGCACTACCGCGAGCACGCACTCGAACTCGGAGTGCCGGAGGGGGCGGTGCTGGTGGAGCCGAAGGCGGCGAATACCGGGCAGAACGCCGTCTTCTCCCGCCAAGTGCTGGCCGAGGCCGGGCTCGTCCCGGAGTCGGTACTGGTGGTGTGCAAGCCGTACGAGGAGCGCCGCTCGTACGCGACATTCAAGAAGATGTGGCCCGAGGTCGAGGTGGTGTGCGCCTCGGAACCGGTAGGCCTCACAGAGTATGCCGAGGGTATCGGGGACGCGAAGCTGGTCATCGACATGCTTGTGGGCGCGCTGCAGCGGCTCATGGAGTACCCCAAGCAGGGCTTCACGATCCCCCAGGATGTCCCCGAGGACGTGGCCGCAGCTTTCAAACGACTGGCCGACAGCGGCTTCGACAGCCGCCTCTTGCCCCGCTGA
- a CDS encoding CU044_2847 family protein, whose protein sequence is MTEFVMMAVDGDGEGTAVFEVEPGLGGSDLELAADDGLVARAQTSLREALDRVRPALSQVSETVRELKPDEMEIQFGLKIGGESGVIIAKGTTEVNFAVRVVWKNS, encoded by the coding sequence GTGACGGAGTTCGTCATGATGGCGGTGGACGGGGACGGCGAAGGCACCGCCGTCTTCGAGGTTGAGCCCGGCTTGGGGGGCTCGGATCTGGAACTTGCAGCGGACGATGGCCTGGTGGCACGCGCCCAAACGTCGCTCCGTGAAGCACTGGACCGTGTGAGGCCAGCCTTGTCGCAGGTCTCTGAGACGGTCCGAGAACTCAAGCCGGATGAGATGGAGATCCAGTTCGGGCTGAAGATCGGCGGCGAAAGCGGCGTGATCATCGCCAAGGGAACAACAGAGGTGAACTTCGCCGTCCGGGTGGTCTGGAAGAACTCCTGA
- a CDS encoding lactate/malate family dehydrogenase, with protein sequence MTRTPAVDTVGVIGAGAVGQTVAATLCTAGLCRHLLIASRTPEQASALTADIDDMQQATASPVRPHVGRVADLGDCQAVVIAVRASFTNTHSIDVRMGGAVANAPVIGQLAATLHGYTGTVLVVTNPVDVMSRLFAELSGCERVFGVGSNLDSARYRAALARHLHVPATAVSGHVIGEHGDAAVVCASATTVNDQRVPLPLQQLCDELATRAGRISAGIGRTRSGPAGAVLSALRRTLAVDDGIEELSALYGGGWLGIPLRFTRGEPVACLPSLDAAEQRQFTAADTKLRTAYQAVRSLPELGSPDSERAS encoded by the coding sequence ATGACCCGGACACCCGCCGTGGACACGGTCGGCGTCATCGGGGCCGGTGCGGTCGGCCAGACCGTGGCCGCCACGCTGTGCACGGCTGGCCTCTGCCGCCATCTGCTGATCGCCAGCCGCACTCCGGAACAGGCCAGTGCTCTGACTGCGGACATCGACGACATGCAGCAGGCCACCGCGTCACCCGTGCGCCCCCACGTGGGCCGGGTGGCTGACCTGGGCGACTGCCAGGCGGTGGTCATCGCCGTGCGGGCGTCCTTCACCAACACCCACAGCATCGATGTCCGCATGGGCGGCGCGGTCGCGAACGCTCCGGTCATCGGCCAGCTGGCCGCCACACTGCACGGGTACACCGGGACCGTGCTCGTGGTGACCAACCCGGTCGACGTGATGAGCAGGCTGTTCGCCGAACTCTCTGGCTGTGAGCGTGTGTTCGGCGTGGGCTCGAACCTGGACAGCGCCCGCTACCGGGCCGCGCTCGCCCGCCATCTGCACGTTCCTGCCACGGCGGTGTCCGGGCACGTGATCGGCGAGCACGGTGACGCCGCCGTGGTGTGCGCGTCGGCCACCACGGTCAACGACCAGCGGGTGCCGCTGCCGCTGCAGCAGCTTTGTGACGAGCTCGCCACCAGGGCCGGGCGCATCAGTGCGGGCATCGGCCGCACTCGCTCCGGGCCTGCTGGCGCCGTGCTCTCCGCCCTGCGCAGGACGCTCGCGGTGGACGACGGGATCGAGGAGCTGTCCGCCCTGTACGGGGGCGGCTGGCTGGGAATTCCGTTGCGTTTCACGCGGGGCGAGCCCGTAGCGTGCCTGCCCTCCCTCGACGCGGCCGAGCAGCGGCAGTTCACCGCGGCCGACACCAAGCTCCGCACCGCCTACCAAGCCGTGCGGTCCCTGCCCGAACTGGGATCTCCTGACAGCGAAAGGGCCTCATGA
- a CDS encoding phosphotransferase, protein MSTAAAHTSPGPVPGVAEVFAFAQDEIRSAAAELWPGALVELSSHIPSVTGYVHRIRVGGRELYAKHSFLGMSLVSILRGVAGDWAEVQRAQDLYVQRPDALLVREAAQLRLLADLGRPRACEVMGLARGVLFTAPVPGPTLAALLLRDPASTAGLFGSVFADLHRLHRSRTAQRLAPAEAISERSVAATFQRKFNGISGQTYLSRLGTERCAEANRAEVTALLRAVVARLHRMRPTALAPDQAVLTYGDLKPEHLVFPDGPGGRPVLIDPGLLRARASVDAAKLTSRTVLLLASARPDAAVAKEIVQGLGAFAEQRMRPMAPKAARSWLRELLIVWLMDTVNILTTFLSAPAVLPLPPRGRPLVERAVTVCTMTDRISTALSGAVDVHRVWDTALAQAKAVAE, encoded by the coding sequence GTGAGCACAGCCGCAGCACATACCTCCCCAGGGCCGGTGCCAGGCGTGGCCGAGGTCTTCGCCTTCGCCCAGGACGAGATCCGCTCGGCCGCCGCCGAGCTGTGGCCCGGCGCCCTCGTGGAGCTGTCCTCCCACATCCCGAGCGTTACCGGCTATGTGCACCGCATCCGGGTGGGCGGCCGGGAGCTGTACGCCAAGCACTCCTTCCTGGGGATGTCGCTGGTGTCGATCCTGCGCGGCGTTGCCGGTGACTGGGCCGAGGTGCAGCGCGCCCAGGACTTGTACGTGCAGCGGCCGGATGCGCTGCTGGTGCGGGAGGCCGCGCAGCTGCGGTTGCTGGCCGACCTGGGCAGGCCCCGGGCGTGCGAGGTCATGGGCCTTGCGCGCGGGGTGCTGTTCACCGCGCCGGTGCCTGGGCCGACGCTGGCCGCCCTGCTGTTACGTGACCCGGCAAGCACGGCCGGGTTGTTCGGGTCCGTCTTCGCCGACCTGCACCGGCTGCACCGCTCACGCACTGCCCAGCGCCTCGCCCCGGCTGAGGCGATCTCCGAGCGGAGTGTGGCGGCGACGTTCCAGCGGAAGTTCAACGGCATCAGCGGCCAGACGTACCTCAGCCGCCTGGGCACGGAGCGGTGCGCCGAGGCCAACCGTGCCGAGGTGACCGCGCTCCTGCGGGCGGTGGTCGCCCGGCTGCACCGGATGCGGCCGACCGCGCTCGCGCCGGATCAGGCTGTGCTGACGTACGGCGATCTCAAGCCCGAGCACCTGGTGTTTCCCGACGGGCCGGGCGGACGGCCGGTCCTCATCGATCCCGGCCTGTTGAGGGCGAGGGCCTCGGTGGACGCCGCCAAGCTGACCAGCCGCACCGTTCTCCTGCTCGCCTCCGCCCGCCCCGACGCCGCCGTGGCCAAGGAGATCGTGCAGGGGCTGGGGGCGTTCGCTGAGCAGCGGATGCGGCCGATGGCGCCCAAGGCGGCCCGCTCGTGGCTGCGTGAGCTGCTGATCGTGTGGCTGATGGACACCGTCAACATCCTCACCACCTTCCTGTCGGCCCCGGCGGTGCTGCCGCTGCCACCGCGCGGGCGCCCGCTGGTGGAGCGGGCCGTGACGGTGTGCACCATGACCGATCGCATCAGCACCGCTCTGAGCGGCGCTGTGGACGTTCACCGCGTGTGGGACACCGCCCTGGCCCAGGCAAAGGCGGTGGCCGAATGA
- a CDS encoding ATP-binding protein, with the protein MRPTTHTDPGLTEAGSSSATVRALEISIAADRALVAEVRHSVRTTLASWGAGAIADDMAVVASELASNALKHAGDEATVRLRLEEGQALLEVDDSSIQRPVPRRVGAEVEEGRGLFLVQALAAEWGWRYRDGGGKTVWASLPAPAGRAA; encoded by the coding sequence ATGCGTCCGACTACCCATACCGATCCGGGCCTGACAGAGGCCGGTTCCTCCTCCGCCACGGTCCGGGCCCTGGAGATAAGCATCGCTGCGGACAGGGCGCTGGTCGCCGAGGTGCGGCACTCGGTGCGGACGACGCTGGCGTCCTGGGGTGCAGGCGCCATCGCCGACGACATGGCGGTGGTGGCATCCGAGCTGGCCTCCAACGCGCTCAAGCACGCCGGCGATGAGGCCACCGTGCGGTTGCGGCTGGAGGAGGGCCAGGCGCTGCTGGAGGTCGATGACAGCTCCATACAGCGGCCGGTACCGCGCCGGGTAGGCGCGGAGGTCGAGGAGGGCCGCGGCCTGTTCCTGGTGCAGGCCCTGGCCGCCGAGTGGGGCTGGAGATATCGCGACGGCGGCGGCAAGACGGTGTGGGCGTCGCTTCCCGCACCCGCGGGGCGTGCGGCATGA
- a CDS encoding helix-turn-helix domain-containing protein, producing the protein MSARPRSRRQEQVQFATELRAAGRTWPEAAAAVRHRYRVNARVAPRLARGLSQRQVAELWNQRWPDDPKTFKNISTWELWPASTGHAPSLDTLDRLAQLYECSVADLLADLPTHGHPPPHPSPAPASPAPAVGADLLNGRAAEPLLLTPQLASTLVHRLHDVRFEELAQALIMWVQQANPGLNRRELLLKISTALTVAAAAPLLDIADADERDRVVAVLDDPGRLDLATITHAERVLQHYRRQGDVLGPQIALQTALAQRQVIADLIAGAPEDLRPRVLTVYAELSQMVGWQLYNLGDYRAAQYYYDDARTAAHDAENTELVTYVLCTMSQLATWQNKPRVGIDHAIAAQAWAAQTDSPAALGYAADVAARAFAAAQQHDKAQRALEQEHAAVRDMAASPPLASWWYFYDESFYWGTSAECALVLGTPEKALAAARTSLPMIDPTNVHNYAHTLALQSQAHLQQGDIPEASTIVGDIARISGINRSPRITQRIADLRTALTPWQRSRAVRTLDDLLASYRLTGSSSTNKS; encoded by the coding sequence GTGTCAGCAAGACCCCGTAGCCGCAGGCAGGAACAGGTGCAGTTCGCCACCGAGCTGCGGGCAGCTGGCAGGACCTGGCCCGAGGCAGCCGCCGCCGTCCGGCACCGCTACCGGGTCAACGCCCGCGTGGCGCCCCGGCTGGCCCGAGGCCTGAGCCAGCGCCAGGTTGCCGAACTGTGGAACCAGCGGTGGCCGGACGACCCCAAGACCTTCAAGAACATCTCCACCTGGGAACTCTGGCCCGCCAGCACCGGACACGCCCCCTCGCTCGACACCCTGGACCGGCTCGCCCAGCTCTACGAATGCTCCGTGGCCGACCTGCTCGCCGACCTTCCCACCCACGGCCACCCGCCGCCACACCCGTCACCGGCCCCAGCAAGCCCCGCCCCCGCAGTCGGCGCCGACCTCCTAAACGGGCGGGCCGCCGAACCGCTCTTACTCACCCCGCAGCTGGCCAGCACCCTGGTCCACCGGCTGCACGACGTACGTTTCGAGGAACTGGCACAGGCGCTGATCATGTGGGTACAGCAGGCCAACCCCGGGCTCAACCGCCGCGAACTGCTCCTGAAGATCAGCACCGCGCTCACTGTGGCCGCCGCGGCGCCCCTGCTGGACATCGCCGACGCCGACGAACGCGACCGCGTCGTCGCCGTCCTCGACGATCCGGGCCGCCTGGACCTGGCCACCATCACCCACGCTGAACGCGTCCTGCAGCACTACCGCCGCCAGGGCGACGTCCTCGGCCCGCAGATCGCCCTGCAGACCGCCCTCGCCCAACGCCAAGTCATCGCCGACCTCATAGCCGGCGCCCCTGAAGACCTCCGTCCCCGAGTGCTGACCGTGTACGCCGAGCTCAGCCAGATGGTCGGCTGGCAGCTGTACAACCTCGGCGACTACCGGGCCGCCCAGTACTACTACGACGACGCCCGCACCGCCGCCCACGACGCGGAGAACACCGAGCTCGTCACCTACGTCCTGTGCACCATGAGCCAGCTGGCCACCTGGCAGAACAAGCCCCGCGTCGGCATCGACCATGCCATCGCCGCCCAGGCCTGGGCCGCCCAGACCGACAGCCCGGCCGCCCTCGGCTACGCCGCCGACGTCGCCGCCCGCGCCTTCGCCGCCGCCCAGCAGCACGACAAGGCCCAACGCGCCCTCGAACAGGAACACGCCGCCGTACGCGATATGGCCGCCAGCCCGCCCCTCGCCTCCTGGTGGTACTTCTACGACGAGTCCTTCTACTGGGGCACCAGCGCCGAATGCGCCCTCGTCCTCGGCACCCCCGAGAAGGCCCTGGCCGCCGCCCGCACCTCACTGCCCATGATCGACCCCACCAACGTGCACAACTACGCCCACACCCTCGCCCTGCAGAGCCAGGCCCACCTCCAGCAGGGCGACATCCCCGAGGCCAGCACCATCGTCGGCGACATCGCCCGCATCTCCGGCATCAACCGCTCCCCACGCATCACCCAGCGCATCGCCGACCTCCGCACCGCCCTCACCCCCTGGCAGCGCAGCCGGGCCGTCCGCACACTCGATGACCTGCTGGCCAGCTACCGGCTGACCGGTAGCTCCAGCACGAACAAGTCGTAG
- a CDS encoding GNAT family N-acetyltransferase codes for MTIEDVTVSRHDGEQAAVLAEELCDVYADAYGVESGGEKAVAFRRRAEKQFMRPGFALVAARDGGQLVGFVFGYTLPAGDTHWWGGVQPEPSSEFLEETGARTWVLSEIEVRRAWQGKGVGRALHDAALGARAEERATLATGPDAAAQPVYESWGWRRVGRIPGDEGDYYSAYDLFVLELPVSR; via the coding sequence ATGACGATCGAAGACGTGACTGTGTCGCGCCACGACGGTGAGCAAGCCGCTGTGCTCGCGGAGGAGTTGTGTGACGTGTATGCGGACGCGTATGGCGTGGAGTCGGGTGGCGAGAAGGCGGTCGCGTTTCGCCGCAGGGCGGAGAAGCAGTTCATGCGGCCCGGCTTCGCTCTGGTGGCGGCCCGGGACGGGGGCCAGCTGGTTGGGTTCGTTTTCGGCTACACCCTTCCGGCCGGGGATACGCACTGGTGGGGTGGGGTGCAGCCGGAACCGTCGTCGGAGTTCCTAGAGGAGACGGGGGCGCGAACGTGGGTGCTGTCGGAGATCGAGGTACGGCGCGCCTGGCAAGGCAAGGGGGTCGGCCGGGCGCTGCATGACGCAGCGCTGGGCGCGCGGGCCGAGGAGCGGGCGACGCTGGCGACGGGCCCGGACGCTGCGGCGCAGCCCGTGTATGAGTCCTGGGGGTGGCGGCGGGTGGGCCGGATTCCCGGGGACGAGGGCGACTACTACTCGGCCTACGACTTGTTCGTGCTGGAGCTACCGGTCAGCCGGTAG
- a CDS encoding recombinase family protein has translation MLAAVRASDTLVVPKLDRLARSTPDARDIGDSLVARGVTFSLGGSHYDPADPMVHDVLQHPGHLCQFEVDLVRLRPGKAWPSLGRRASSPS, from the coding sequence ATGCTCGCCGCCGTGCGCGCCAGCGACACCCTCGTGGTGCCCAAGCTCGACCGCCTCGCCCGCTCAACGCCCGACGCCCGCGACATCGGCGACTCCCTCGTTGCCCGCGGCGTAACGTTCTCTCTCGGCGGCAGCCACTACGACCCGGCCGACCCCATGGTGCATGATGTTCTTCAACACCCTGGCCACCTTTGCCAGTTCGAGGTCGACCTCGTGCGCCTGCGCCCTGGGAAGGCATGGCCGTCGCTGGGGCGAAGGGCAAGCAGCCCAAGCTGA